One Triticum dicoccoides isolate Atlit2015 ecotype Zavitan chromosome 5B, WEW_v2.0, whole genome shotgun sequence genomic window carries:
- the LOC119307350 gene encoding protein FAR1-RELATED SEQUENCE 5-like has product MEGTSVPIEIDGDAICLENVGDDEHEAQESGQVQIIYATENGAQVAFDSQEQGTEEHSVRSEEDQENNSVIPSREEFTEELRTKVAYSEEQAYRLYCEYGHRMGFSVRKGKQYYFTGTKVIRTKDYYCSKEGLKDDEQLTEANFNKPETRTNCKAMVRFRVDSEGQWRVIQIIPEHNHELVPPEEIHLLRSVRILSIPKPGTLNAMVNAEIQSMHDSLHVHDDGAECHSQVSIQSYALLEPEDAEALVGYLKRRTIEQGMFYWDVQVDQEGQMTNFFWRDGRSRVDYDCFGDVVVFDTSYRTNKYNMICAPFVGINHHMQNVMFGCAFMLDESLTSYEWLLKSFLESMGGCPPKTIFTDQNDTISKAIEVILPETRHCLCQWHIEKNLQAHLDTPNASGTFHSMFMKCMKDCESEAEFEETWAMMLQEHNLQDDQWLTDLFEQRHKWCTALHKVAFDCGIRSLDRNFSSHNVLGSIADESTSPTNFALEFDKLVGSWRTNESVDDIQCKQISPECSVKQNSILQHAAEVYTHKVYKSLETEFLDGCTGTSYQEMQCSETLYRFEFIMQSSPKVWIVFLDTSTMELSCSCKKFEMMGILCSHALNALGLKNLDKIPESYVLKRWTKYVRKGTYVFPSDQSPEQDCTEAVLAYRNRAMWFVYDLLMKSKGHQDTRKLILDVLENGEKSLESVCELKRMHIHPSGKDKDASKAEKRKKKLSKQDKNSRNVKQVVLPPPAESVFVDQPNQNQYFATEDIATNSSIGRPFFYQEYPATGVSASQIEGHAKYPFRASVCTSTTGISGI; this is encoded by the exons ATGGAAGGTACTAGCGTCCCTATTGAGATTGATGGAGACGCGATCTGTCTAGAGAATGTTGGAGACGACGAGCATGAAGCTCAAGAGAGCGGACAGGTGCAAATCATCTATGCTACTGAAAATGGCGCTCAAGTAGCTTTTGACAGCCAAGAACAGGGAACGGAGGAACATTCTGTGAGAAGTGAAGAAGACCAGGAAAATAATTCTGTTATACCAAGCCGGGAGGAGTTTACTGAAGAATTGCGCACTAAAGTTGCGTATAGTGAGGAACAAGCTTACAGGCTGTACTGTGAGTATGGGCACCGTATGGGTTTTAGTGTGCGAAAGGGAAAGCAGTACTACTTTACAGGGACCAAAGTTATTCGAACGAAAGACTATTACTGCTCAAAGGAAGGTTTAAAGGATGATGAGCAGCTTACCGAGGCAAACTTTAATAAGCCAGAGACCAGAACTAACTGCAAAGCGATGGTCCGTTTTAGAGTTGATTCCGAAGGTCAGTGGCGAGTTATTCAGATAATTCCTGAGCATAATCACGAGTTGGTTCCGCCTGAAGAAATACACTTACTGAGATCAGTGAGGATCCTTTCGATTCCAAAACCCGGTACACTGAACGCAATGGTGAATGCTGAAATCCAATCGATGCATGACAGTTTGCATGTGCATGATGATGGTGCTGAATGCCATAGTCAGGTTAGCATCCAAAGTTACGCACTGCTTGAACCAGAGGATGCCGAAGCACTTGTAGGATATTTGAAGCGTAGAACAATTGAGCAAGGTATGTTCTATTGGGATGTGCAAGTAGACCAAGAAGGCCAAATGACCAATTTCTTTTGGAGAGACGGTAGAAGCCGTGTTGACTATGACTGTTTTGGAGATGTTGTGGTATTTGACACATCATATCGTACCAATAAGTACAATATGATATGTGCCCCATTTGTTGGTATTAATCACCACATGCAAAATGTTATGTTTGGCTGTGCATTTATGTTAGATGAGTCGTTGACATCCTATGAATGGTTACTGAAATCATTCTTAGAGTCAATGGGTGGTTGTCCGCCTAAAACAATATTTACTGATCAGAATGACACTATCTCAAAGGCAATTGAAGTCATTCTCCCAGAGACACGCCATTGTCTTTGTCAGTGGCATATCGAAAAGAACCTACAGGCCCATTTGGATACACCAAATGCTTCTGGAACATTTCATAGCATGTTCATGAAATGCATGAAAGATTGCGAGTCAGAAGCAGAGTTTGAGGAAACATGGGCAATGATGCTTCAGGAGCATAATTTGCAGGATGACCAGTGGCTCACTGATCTATTTGAGCAGAGGCATAAATGGTGCACAGCTCTTCACAAGGTTGCATTTGATTGTGGTATTAGATCACTGGATAGGAATTTTAGTTCACACAATGTGCTGGGCAGCATTGCTGATGAATCAACTTCACCCACTAATTTTGCTCTTGAGTTTGATAAACTGGTTGGGAGTTGGCGTACAAATGAATCTGTAGACGATATTCAGTGCAAGCAAATTTCCCCAGAGTGTTCAGTTAAGCAGAATAGTATTTTGCAACACGCTGCTGAAGTTTACACACATAAAGTCTACAAGTCTCTTGAAACAGAGTTTCTAGACGGATGCACTGGAACTTCATACCAGGAAATGCAATGCAGTGAAACACTGTATAGATTTGAGTTCATTATGCAAAGTAGTCCAAAAGTTTGGATAGTTTTCCTTGACACCTCTACCATGGAATTGAGCTGTAGTTGCAAAAAATTTGAGATGATGGGCATACTTTGTTCGCATGCACTGAATGCACTTGGTCTCAAGAATCTTGATAAAATTCCTGAAAGTTATGTTTTAAAGCGATGGACAAAATATGTGAGGAAAGGGACTTATGTATTTCCAAGTGACCAGTCTCCAGAACAAGATTGCACAGAGGCTGTGCTTGCATATCGTAACCGGGCTATGTGGTTTGTTTATGATCTGCTGATGAAGAGCAAAGGTCATCAGGATACAAGAAAACTTATTCTTGACGTGCTTGAAAATGGAGAAAAATCATTGGAAAGTGTATGTGAACTGAAAAGGATGCATATACATCCCTCAGGAAAAGACAAAGATGCAAGTAAAGCTGAGAAGAGGAAAAAAAAGTTATCTAAGCAGGATAAAAATTCaa GAAATGTTAAACAAGTGGTTTTGCCTCCGCCAGCCGAGTCAGTTTTTGTTGACCAACCAAATCAAAATCAGTATTTTGCAACAGAAgatattgcaacaaactcatctatTGGTAGACCTTTCTTCTACCAG GAATATCCTGCTACTGGTGTTTCAGCAAGTCAGATTGAGGGGCATGCAAAATATCCATTCCGTGCCTCAGTGTGCACCAGCACCACAG GAATTTCCGGCATATGA